The following are from one region of the Procambarus clarkii isolate CNS0578487 chromosome 52, FALCON_Pclarkii_2.0, whole genome shotgun sequence genome:
- the LOC138352215 gene encoding golgin subfamily A member 6-like protein 7 — MFPKQHKALHKCFLSNTRRLQNVVSLEHVNKDLEHVNKDLEQVNKDLEQVNKDLEQVNKDLEQVNKDLEQVNKDLEQVNKDLEQVNKDLEHMNKDLEQVNKELEHVNKVLEHVNKDLEHVNKELEHVNKVLEHVNKDLEHMNNVLNM, encoded by the coding sequence ATGTTTCCTAAGCAACACAAGGCGTTGCATAAATGTTTCCTAAGCAACACAAGGCGTTTACAAAATGTCGTCTCGCTGGAACATGTGAACAAGGACCTGGAACATGTGAACAAGGACCTGGAACAGGTGAACAAGGACCTGGAACAGGTGAACAAGGACCTGGAACAGGTGAACAAGGACCTGGAACAGGTGAACAAGGACCTGGAACAGGTGAACAAGGACCTGGAACAGGTGAACAAGGACCTGGAACAGGTGAACAAGGACCTGGAACATATGAACAAGGACCTGGAACAGgtgaacaaggagctggaacatgTGAACAAGGTCCTGGAACATGTGAACAAGGACCTGGAACATgtgaacaaggagctggaacatgTGAACAAGGTCCTGGAACATGTGAACAAGGACCTGGAACATATGAACAACGTCCTGAACATGTGA
- the LOC138352216 gene encoding MARCO-like protein, whose protein sequence is MDYITQKCHEATDRLIPAQKEKNEKQQKNPWFTQECKGKPFSDSLQGKPFSDSLQGKPFSDSLQGKPFSDSLQGKPFSDSLQGKPFSDSLQGKPFSDSLQGKPFSDSLQGKPFSDSLQGKPFSDSLQGKPFSDSLQGKPFFYSLQGKPFSDSLQGKPFSDSLQGKPFSDSLQGKPFSDSLQGKPFSDLARSNEERPSARMRDDVIYQLKYIICYLLYQCCDVTDIGAVTSPALVRDVTDIGAVTSSILVL, encoded by the exons atggactacatcacccagaagtgccatgaAGCCACCGACAggcttatcccggcccaaaaggagaaaaatgaaaagcaacagaagaatccatggttcactcaggaatgtaag GGCAAGCCGTTTTCTGATTCTCTTCAGGGCAAGCCGTTTTCTGATTCTCTTCAGGGCAAGCCGTTTTCTGATTCTCTTCAGGGCAAGCCGTTTTCTGATTCTCTTCAGGGCAAGCCGTTTTCTGATTCTCTTCAGGGCAAGCCGTTTTCTGATTCTCTTCAGGGCAAGCCGTTTTCTGATTCTCTTCAGGGCAAGCCGTTTTCTGATTCTCTTCAGGGCAAGCCGTTTTCTGATTCTCTTCAGGGCAAGCCGTTTTCTGATTCTCTTCAGGGCAAGCCGTTTTCTGATTCTCTTCAGGGCAAGCCGTTTTTTTATTCTCTTCAGGGCAAGCCGTTTTCTGATTCTCTTCAGGGCAAGCCGTTTTCTGATTCTCTTCAGGGCAAGCCGTTTTCTGATTCTCTTCAGGGCAAGCCGTTTTCTGATTCTCTTCAGGGCAAGCCGTTTTCTGATTTGGCTCGG TCCAATGAGGAACGACCTTCAGCGCGCATGCGCGATGATGTCATATACCAGTTAAAATATATTATCTGCTATCTGTTATATCAG TGCTGTGACGTCACCGATATTGGTGCTGTGACGTCACCGGCATTGGTGCGTGACGTCACCGATATTGGTGCTGTGACGTCATCGATATTGGTGCTGTGA